The genomic segment ATAGCCTATTGATTCAAAATATTCAACACAAGCATTCCTGCACCCTAGTAGTTCCCAATCGTCAATTATAACATATCCTCCTTTTATAACTTTTGGAAATAGATATTTTAAACACACCATAGTTGAATTATACAAATCACCATCGAGCCTTAGAATTGATATTTTGTCAATAGTGTTATTAGGCATAGTTTCCTCAAACCAACCCTTATGTATTTCAATATTGCTATACTTTAATACCGCTATATTTTTTCTGAATTGCTCAACTGAAAACGATGTTGCTCCTGTGGTTTTTAGTTTCTGCTCCCCTGCGTTTGGTAGTTTTTTAATTTCATCTTCTGTAAGCATTTTTATTCCTGGCATTTGGTCGTCCCTATTACTTGGTAATGGTATCCCCTCAAAAGAATCGAATGCGTGAACCGTTTTGTTGGGGGCAGCACAAGCCATAGCTATAATTTGCGCTCCTGCTGCTACGCCACACTCGACATAATCGCCTTCTTTATCCTTCATTGCTTGTGCGCAACTATGTGTAAACAAAAGCGTTTCAGTCGATGAAAACGCTATCTTTTTTGCGTACTCTAAGGCGTTAATTTCCATACTGTATATATGTTTCTTCGGTTATATCATTTTTTGCTGCCACAACTCCGTATGGAAGCATATCGCATTTGCCACTTACAAGTACCGACATTACAGCTTGGTCGTGCCTATGGGCTACAAATCCATCCCTTTTGCTGATTCCATCTTTGAAAGAACCATTTATCGAAAACTCCTTAATCTTATTAAACACATCAACTGCGTTATTGTGCGTAAAGTCAAAGAATAGTAGTCCGCCCCAAATTTGTTCTATCCCCATTAATTCACTTTCGGTTATACCTAGTTTTTCTACTGCGTCATCTGATATGTACTTGTACAATGGGTGTCCTAGATTGTGAAATACTGTAACCCCTTTTTCTTTAAATAAATGAATTGGGTTTTTGAGCAATCTTAATGATGTGTCAAGCCATATAATTTTTTCATATCCCATTTGTCTAGCTTGTTCTATAATTGCTATTTTAAACTGATATGGCATTTCAGAATGCTCATAAAATGGAAAGTAATTTACATTAGTTGGGGTTACATTTTTAATCTCTATCCCTTTGTAGTTGTTTAGCCAATGGTCAGGTGAATAGATAAGATAATCACCGCCCCAATGCTCCACGCATGAATCTAGTAGATTTAACAACCACTTCCTGTAATCATTCCTTCCATTTGATGCAAATGATACAATGCAATTTTTAGACATATTCCTTGTTTTTTGTTGAGTACCTGTAGTGATAAATAGGTTTTTCTATCTTTGTTTCTGTTTTTAGAAATTGGTTTAACGCATCCGAGTAAGCCTTATCTTCAGCGTTTGATTTATCGGGAAACTTGGCTTTCATGGCAAGTTCTCTTTTTACAGGCGAAAGGTGGTTGGTTTTTCTTTCATAGAAAATCTTACCACCCCTTTTAACGGTTCTGTTTTGGAAGTTTTTAGACAACTCCCAATCTACTTTATTATCTCCGTTGGTTGTTATTATTCCGCTTATACCTATTGTGTCAGAACCCTTCTTTATGGCGTTTAGGATTAATTCAATGTAGTTTTCATCAACAAAATCATCATCATCGATAAAGCAAACATACTCCCCACTAGCTAAGTCTAAAAGCATATTTCTTTTTTCACCTGTACTGTGGGCTTTTCTATCTGTTATTACAATAACTTCTGCTGATTCTCCTAGAAAAACAACTGTTTCGTAGTTTGGGTGTATGTAGTGCAAGGTTGATTCTGTTTTTATCTGCCTTTGCAATGATTTTAATAAAAACTCCCTTGACTGAATTCTGCTTACTAGGCTAGGAATTAAGATAGATAATTTACAGTCCATAGTTTGAATCTCTTAGTTTTTTAATTACCTTTTGACCTATTCTCCACCCTTCGGGATTGTCGTGTCGCTTGTTGGTTGAATCTGCTGTGTAATGTCCGTAAAGCCAATGTCGGTGCGGAAATTCTAAATCTCTATTTTTCACCAAAACACCCATTTTATCACATATTTCAGCTAGTGCATTATCAGCAAACATTCCTGTAAATGAAGGATGGTAAACATACCCTAATTTATTGTACAGTTTTTTTGTTAGGATAGGAATTGTCATCATTAGGCACTCCTTATGACCATCGTTTACTATTAAAGCCTGCTCTTTATCCTTGTCTAATTGGGCTAAAATATAAGAATCCCAACCTTCTGAACATCCAAAGTCATCAGATATACAAACTAATATATCGCCTGTTGAGTTACTCGCACCGTTATTCATTGCTTCAACAACATTTGAGTTGTTGCCGAAAATGATTTTTTGATTATGAAATAACTCGCAATACTTTTGTTTTTGCGGTTCGTCAGTATCTAAACTTAAAATGTACTCAAACTCTGTGTTTGATTTTTTGCTCCATTCTAAAAAGCACTCATAGGCTTTGTCGGGGCGATTTCTTGATGGGTGTATTACGCTAATATCCACTATTTAATGAATATTAGATTTCCTCGTTAACAAAATACGTTTCAACCAATGAAAGTGCTTTTTTTAAGTCCTTCATATTGTGGTATGTTTCACCTCCGCAGGCTATTTTTTTACCGTTTTTTGCAATTATTCGCCAACCAAGTTGACCATTTTTCTTGCTTTTATAAATTTGAAGTTGTATTTTTTTCATGCTTTGTGAATTTGATTAAACAAAAATAACAAAAATAATTGTTAAAATTTCGATGTTTATTTTTTTATTCAAATAATATATTATAGTTTTGCATCAACAATGACAGCAAACAGCCACGATATACTTTCAGCAGCAATACTTCATTTACAATGCGCAATAGAGTACCTTGACGAAGTTGCAGGACTTCAAGACTTGTTTAAGCATGACTATAAGCAACTCATAAAAAGAACTGTGGAGCAGACCGAAATTAGATTAAATAAAATTTGGGATGCGATGGATGAAGATGAAAAAAACTCATACTTGGAACTTTTGAAGCGTAAAACTGCTATGTATTCTTATATTGACAGGATAAATACTTTTGAAGCTATTGCAGAGTTTGAGGAATTTTTAAAAAAATAACTGAATACGAAAACGAAAACTTGAATGAACCACAGAAACCGCAATTGAATATAGGTGCTGTTACCTGCCGTTGCGGTGCTATTATTCCAGACGATAATATTGACAAATGGAATGGTTGCAACGAAGAAGGAGAAGATTATGGAGTAGTAACTGCAAATTGTGATAAATGCGGTGCGGATTACGAAACTACAGCAAATTTGAGTGAATGGGATGATTTGGAAGATGCTAAAAGCTATTTGCAGGACTACCTTAACGGAGAGTAGCAATGTCAGGTAACTATCTTATACCCGAAGTTCAAGAAAATGCACTAGATAAAACATTTAAAATGACACCGAATGAAAATAAGAAAAGTAACAGTATCAGCAACCGTTAGCCCAAAGGCTTTTGATGTTCGCCAAAAAATCAAAGAAAAGGAAATTAACTTTTCACCACTTGTAGAACAATTAATTTTTGAAACAGCCAAAAAAAACGGTATAAAATATTAGTACATTTGTAAGAAAAAACACATGGCAACTAATCAAAGCATTTCAAGGGTTAGAAAATACTACCCTCCAACAAAGCCTACCGTTACTACAACTACGGTTACAAACACAACAAGCACTACAACTACAGCAGGTGGTAATGTTACAAATGAGGGTACATTTCCTGTTACTGAAAGAGGTGTTTGTTATTCAACATCTAATACACCTACAACTTCTAGTTCTAAGCAAACATCAGGAACAGGAGCAGGTAGTTTTTCGGTTAGCATTACAGGACTTAATCCAAATACAACCTATTATTATAGAGCATACGCAATTTCATCAGCAGGCACTTCTTACGGAACTAAGAAAAGCCTTGTAACAAATGCTAGTGGACTACCTGTTGTTACAACAACCGCTGTTACAGAAATATTTAATACCACAGCTATAAGTGGAGGTAATGCCACAAACGCAGGAAGTTCATCTATTACCGACAAGGGTATTTGTTACGCTACAACGCAAAACCCTACAATTTCAAACACTAAAATTTCAGGTGGTTCGGGTACTGGTTCTTTTACTTCAAACTTAACTGGTCTTATGCAAGATACTAGGTATTACATAAGAGCATACGCAACTAATTCTAGCGGTACATCTTATGGC from the Bacteroidota bacterium genome contains:
- a CDS encoding DUF1508 domain-containing protein, translated to MKKIQLQIYKSKKNGQLGWRIIAKNGKKIACGGETYHNMKDLKKALSLVETYFVNEEI
- a CDS encoding glycosyltransferase, whose amino-acid sequence is MDISVIHPSRNRPDKAYECFLEWSKKSNTEFEYILSLDTDEPQKQKYCELFHNQKIIFGNNSNVVEAMNNGASNSTGDILVCISDDFGCSEGWDSYILAQLDKDKEQALIVNDGHKECLMMTIPILTKKLYNKLGYVYHPSFTGMFADNALAEICDKMGVLVKNRDLEFPHRHWLYGHYTADSTNKRHDNPEGWRIGQKVIKKLRDSNYGL
- a CDS encoding class I SAM-dependent methyltransferase codes for the protein MEINALEYAKKIAFSSTETLLFTHSCAQAMKDKEGDYVECGVAAGAQIIAMACAAPNKTVHAFDSFEGIPLPSNRDDQMPGIKMLTEDEIKKLPNAGEQKLKTTGATSFSVEQFRKNIAVLKYSNIEIHKGWFEETMPNNTIDKISILRLDGDLYNSTMVCLKYLFPKVIKGGYVIIDDWELLGCRNACVEYFESIGYSPNYKQVSNIKYFIYGE
- a CDS encoding glycosyltransferase family 2 protein — its product is MDCKLSILIPSLVSRIQSREFLLKSLQRQIKTESTLHYIHPNYETVVFLGESAEVIVITDRKAHSTGEKRNMLLDLASGEYVCFIDDDDFVDENYIELILNAIKKGSDTIGISGIITTNGDNKVDWELSKNFQNRTVKRGGKIFYERKTNHLSPVKRELAMKAKFPDKSNAEDKAYSDALNQFLKTETKIEKPIYHYRYSTKNKEYV